ACGCTATTTAGCTTCAGTCTTACTTTTGCtggctttcagattttttttaaaaaagtactGTTTAATCACCTATCATCGCTTATTTTTCTCCAATTTAATCTTAAATgaaatcaaaatcaaaacccATCCCACAATTATCTGAGTGCAGCTCAGTCCTGGTattttttctgctcctttctgctttatttctggtCTGCCACGACAAACCTTGACAGGCAAACGCCAAACAAGATGCAAACCCCGGCAAACAAACCCTCGCTCAGGGTGTGGGGCACTCAGCTAACCTGAGTAAGCTGGGTAAGAACACCGAGATGGCTCAAAAACCTCCGGAAACGTGATTTTTGTGTCAGTTTGGCACTAGCGAAGTGGCGTTTAGGAGCATCCTGCTGAAGAAAGGTGCAGCGTTTCCATCGCCTTAACCTACCGGGGGCTCAGAAACGCGAACACGCAGGGAGCGGCCGGGCCCTTGCTGCCGTGCCCGGGGCTGGGCAGCCGCCTCGGGGCGGGGGGACGCCGGAGCTGCGGGTTTCCACAGGCAGAGCGGAGCACGGCACGGCGCCCGCTGCCTCCTAAGGCCACGGGGGTGCTCCCAACGCGCCTCTTCCCGCGGGGctggccgggccgggccgggccgggccgggccgggcggcaGCCGCCCCGCAGGCCCCGCCGTTGCCGGGGCAACCTGCGGGCGGGCCGCCTCAGGCGCAACGGCTGCCCGGGGTGCCGGGCCGGGCCCGAGGGAGGTGGTTGATATGCGCGGCGCCTCGCCGCCgcgccggggggggggggtgagggcaAACAAAGGCGGGCTTCATCCGGAGGCCGGGCAGCGCACACAAGTCGCTCTTGTAGCGGGCTGCAGATGTTCGGAGGGGCGAGGCGAAGCGGGCGGCCGCCCTCCCTCCCGCCTGccggggaggggaagggaggagcaGGGTGGAGGGGAACGCGGCGCTGCGAGCCCAGCGCCTTTGGTTGAGCTTCCCCCCACGCAGCGActccggcggcggcggcgggtcGGCGGCCCGAGCACTGCGCTGCCCACTGCCCGCTGCCCCAGGCCCGCGGCGAGAAGGCCGCTTTGaccgggagggagggagggagggagggagggacaaGCGAAGTTGTGCGGGGTGGCCTTCGGCCCGGCGCCGCGGAGGAGCCGGTCATGGCACATGGGCTGCGCTGCCGCCCGCAGGTGTCACCGGGGGTGTAGGGCAGTGCCTGCCTCCTGCGGTGGGGACCGGTTCAAGTCAAATGCTAAAGGAGCCTAAGAGTATTGGCTATTATTTGGCTTAGAAACAAGATGAGGTGGTTGGGttattctatttctttcttcccctctctcccaACAAGTGGCCAAAAGCCAAAACTCTCTTGGGGAACGCCTCTCCCTGAGTGGGAAAAGCTGCCTTGTTTCGTTAATGTTACTCCTTTTCCccaagaagagaaggaaaagtatTCCCGTTAGTTTAGCTCTGGAGAAGCCTCAAGTATTTAAAAGAGTCATGGAAGATGTACTGAGCACAACcttattttctccctccctttgtTACCACCAGACATACGCAGACACCaaaggagaagaggggaagagagagcagaaaaaaagcaatatcCTGAGGAACTGGATACGGTGCTATAGGGCACCACGGGTACACCTCTGCAGTAACGCTTCTGTGCCTCGCCTTGATTAGTACACTGATCCACCCAACACTGAAACACGTTTGTCCAGATCATGGGCGGAGCAGTCGTGGTAGCATTTGTAGCACGGTGGAATCCTGTATTCTGAAAATCACATGGTTGTGCACAAAGATGTTAAAATCTCACTTTACTGTGGATTATATGTAATTCTCTCCACATGCACAAAAATAGCGATAGCTGTAAGCCAAATAGTAGGTAAGCCCTTTTTTCAGATAtctgctttcctgtttcctgttcctacactgttttaaaaataatagtttgCTGTAAGGAAAATACACAGATCTCTGTTACACTCATGTAAGCACATCGACATTCCCACCAATGTTTGGAAGCACAGTAAATGTGTGTGTACTAATTGTAATCGTGAAAGCATTCTGATGAATAATATATAGCCATTTAGGTGTTTTAGGGCATTACTTTTTTGCTCACTATGACGGTGTGAgttctatttttcctttaaaagtacTCAGTCTTGCTGGTAGCCTTGCTTCGTTGCAGATTTGCTGTGTGACTGAGAGcctgtttttaaaaggattatttttcatgtttgggaaaaatgctgctgcaagTTTTAAAAAGATGTTACTTCTTTTTATGACCTTTGTTCCATTTACACCTTTCCGTGCACAGCTCTTGTAATCTGTTATTCGATCAAGTTTGTCATAGTTTTTATAATGAAGCTAGACATGCATTTAGAAAATGGCCTAGCAAGGACATTTGGATGTGGTTCCAAGTAGAAGGAACATGGTGATCACAAGCAGTACTTGGGCAAGGAAAACACAGTGGTTAATGGTATTGAGACCCAGAccatgtatttatttcacagtCCCTGCTTAAGTGTAAGGAACTTTTAGACTGAATTATTTAATAGACTGCCGGGTCTGAAAGTGAAGTCAGAACCTGTGAGGGAGGATGCACTGATCGCAACACAGCACTTTTATATAACGCTTAATTAGGAAGCTGTGtacagagaagcttttgagatTGTTGCCATTAGAAACTGAGCCCTAGACGCTGGGGTTATGGTCAGACTGCCAtctccacccccccacccccttccctgccttcctcttGCTCCACTGGCTGACCTTGCTGTGCTTGGCTGAGCTGAACCTTGAGGTGCTGCAGTGTTTTACATTGCTGGTCCCCAGCGTTTAATGTGTGAGCATGCAAGAAATGGTGCCATCCTCAGGTACCAAtagtgttttcctttgctgaaaaCCTGCCAGCTGTCATTTAATATCACTTGAGTATCATGTAACAAATGTAGAAGCTATCTGACAGTGAGAACATCTCTTTTCCTACTGATCTAGGCTGGAACAGAGCAAAGTTTCCATTTACTTCTACCTATTGTGAAAAGAAAGCTCTATTGACCTATTTTGACACTTAGCCAGGGAGGTGGCTACATCAGTCAGAAGCTGAcaatttttgtttccaaacGCAACCACCAGAATTTTAACACTGTGCTTTGTTTGAACTGAAAGACTGTCATTTCAGTACCTTTTACTCACCACTGATCTCAAGATTATGTATTTTACATGGTATTTTTGAGCCATACTATTACCATCATTAAAACATTCTCAATGCAAAATTATTGTTTGTGTAAGCCTGAGGAGATTTCCAGTGAATTTCACATTACACAGTGGCACTGAACAATCTTTTGTGCAAAGATATCACAGGTGTCCTCGTTTTTATCCTCTTCTTCACAGGGAGACTGATCCTTGACCGCATAAGGCATTTGAAGTTCTGCAGCTGATTTTTGCGAGACCAGGAACAGTTCTCCTAATTCTGCCTGTCACTGAGCATCTCCCAGATTGGGAGCCAAGGGCATACAGGAAGTGGTGGGATCAGAGCCTGAATTAATTCTACTGGGAATAACTGATCTTCAGAATGATTTCTACAGGCACAGCTTCCAAAGGTGCTGTGCACAGCAGCACAATACTGGCTTTGCAGACCTGTGAAGGAGTGGTCACTCTAAGCAACAAAGCATaggaatttttcttttgcagaggACAATGCATTATCAGAACATGACAGGCTTTCATCTGGACTGTCAATAGGTTGAACTGGATCATTGCTGGTGCACTGAGGGACAGCCTGAGTTTTCTATGCATTATTTCTGCCAGGCAGGATTCCTTCAGGTGCACCTAGcagcatttttctgttgttgtgaGAAGAGAAATTTGAGCCAGGTTGTCGGCAATAGTGACAGCAGGGGATTTTTTACCCAAAAGGTATAAACGTCAATTAGATACTGATGCTCTGCTCACTATCAACCAATCGAAAATCTCCTTCTGCCTGATGCTGTCTTGCCTCAGGACTAGAGCAACATGTTGGGCACTGCTTCATGCTTCAGTGGGACTGTGGTCCCTCGGCCCAGAAACCTGTGCTGAGATGCTTTTGTCAGGGAGGGAGCAATTTGAACCTTACATTCATTACCTGTTTTGAGACCCATACTGCATTCAGTTTGAATATGTAACTAAGTCTTGGGTTAGAGGACGGGCGTAACCTTTGTGCATGGCATCATAGGTGAATATTTCAATGGGGATGGGCAGCGGAATCTATAGTCTCTACCTTCAGTGCCTACAAAACCACTGTTTGTGGCTGATCCAAATGTAAGTTAAGAAAAGTATGAAAAgtatcatttatttttaagtcaaGTCAGTTACTGAACAGTGTGAGATgacagtaattatttttaacattacttaaaaacctgtattttaaagaaaatgtaggaGTTCAAATATGTTTGACATTTGTGAAAGTCAGAAGAAATACTGCTGATTGATTGACAAAAGCATCAGTTTCACAAAGTAATATTCAAGCACAGTATCTAAAAACCGCTAAACCACTGTGATTATCTGAAATAAATCTAAGCAGAGGGATATAAAGTTAGAGTGAAAAAAAACTTTCACAGAGATGTGGTGAACATACCCACTGATGTCAATTCTGGTGAGATAAAAGATGGTAAATAGAATAAGAAAATGCTTACAATTTCAGATAGCCCTTTTTCTGTAACAAACTCACAGTCTGTGTATTGCCTTTCACTTTCATGGTCAGAACTGGGGTTTTTTCAAAAGAACATCTTTCTACTACAGACACTATGTTCTCAATAAATGTCTTCTACACATTAACTGTAACTGTTTTCAATGTGATTTTAAACATGTAAAGCTCTTCCCGTGCTTTGATGTTTCGGCAGACTGTGAAGGCTTGTGGTTATATTCCTCCCTTTATCTAAAGAAACAGGTAGCAAAGAAGCTAAAGGGCAAGCAAGGCACACTAAATTTATGTCTGCCTTCTTGATAAGCTTTGTCCTTGGCTATTTAACATTCAGTGACCACTATGATGTTGGAGATACCTCATACACATTACGGAAGTCAGCAGTGTTACCAGAGTTGCAGTTCACAACTCTAGAAATGCTTGGAACCTAATCTGCTAATTTTTTCAAAGAGATGACAAACTCATTCTTATCACTTCAGATTACCCTACAGGGCTTTTAAGTGTAACCCTTTAACAAGACTGACAGTTAAGCTTTCTAAGCTCCTAGGATGTCATTGCGTGTTTGATTTGTACAATTATTATTAACATTCCTCGTTTTGAGTGCAAAACCTTGTCTGTTGGAGAGAAACTCCAATGCGTATTTTCCTGGGAAGTCCTATCTTTAGGGCAATTGGGTTGCTGTCAGTTAGCACCTTTTTCCCATGAAACTAGGCCTTCTCATGAATCATACTCCCATACACCCAGTTCAATCTTAACATCTTTGCCTGCCTGTTCACAGAGGCAACTGAACATCTTGCTGTCTTCAGGCTTATATTCAGTCTTCATTTGATGAACCAGAGAGCAAAAGGAAGATCTGCTTCCTCTCTCCAAagaagatgtgaaattgcttgTTCAGTGCTGTCTTGTCGAGGTACCTATTTAGATGTTTAATGCAGAACTCCTTTTTCCTAGCTTACGTATTCTCCAAACAGGATTTCTTGCTTTAAACCCTATTGAGAGCCTTTCTAGAGCAGTTTGCCTACATATCGTGACACAAATGGAAATAAGGGAAGATAGTGACCATACTTCTCTCTGTGAGCCAGCAAGGCTGGACAGCTACAAAAAGAGAGCTCCATCATCAGCATTTTGTAGCATACATTGGCATGTAGCATCATTCTTCTTTCAGAGCTCTGGCTAGAGTGATTAAATGCTCATTGCAGTTTTGTGTCTCTCAAATAAAACTAAACCTTCAGAAATCTGATTATGACAGCAACTGGGAAGTtgacaggaaagcagcagagcttgcAAAGGTTAATTTGGATGAAAAAACTTGTCATGATTCCATGATATAGAGCAATTTTTTCTAATCTGCATGGAGTGGGCATgtggtggaaggaaggaaactaAGAAAAGATGTCTTTCGAGCAAACAGATTTGATCATGAGAAATCTTTGGCTCcaagtttggggtttgtttaaAGTAAATATCTTCCTGTCAAGGCAGGCTTCACAAATGAGCAAGTAATTTTTAGGCTCTAGAGTAATGTCATTTTCTGAAACTAACGAATCTTTATCTCAAATGCATACACACTGCTCAGATTCTTTTTTGTAACGTTCAGGACTAGAGGAAGCCTACTGTAATGAGTGAAATTGTTAGGATTTCACTGGAATACATGAGAACATAACTTCGCCAGCTTAATTACCTGTACTGCATCAGTTAGTGTGTACACTCTGTATTTTCTGACTTTGGAGTAAAGAACTGCTGTAATCACCCCAAACCTTATAAAACAGATGCTCTGAAAGTGCTTGCAAGACATGCTGGAAATTTGTCCACACAGTCCTGAGTTTCACGTTACAGGAGcttgtctatgattctatgagaaggGTGCACTGAAAGCCTGCAGTGAATTATTAACCACATCAGTGAGCTGGGGTTTGTATAGCTTAATTTATATTGAGTATATCCGTATCCAGAGGTGGCATCATTGAATTAAATGGCCTTGCTCTTCTGTAAGGAGACACAGAGCTTTGAGTAAAACTACCAGAAGCAGTTCCAGGAGGTAAGATTTTTGGAGAGACATGCTAGAGAAAGTATGTAATAACGACACAAGATGTGACAATCAGGAGTAAAGCTGGATGCTTTTGTTGTGTTCTTCTTTTTACTAGAAAGCAGTATTGAAATTTAGCTTACACATTTACATGATCAGATACGTGAGTAAAACCTtataaagtaataataaaaaccccTTCAAAACTGAGATTTAGCTGAagtgaaagctgcagcttctgtAAACTATGGCAAAGTAAAATTTGGGCCAGTTGCTTACAACTGCAAGAGCTAGGCAGGCTCTTCCTAGACATCATTCATATATCCTTCAGACAGGAATGCAAAGGTGTCATTGTTCCTCTTTAGAGCAGTCAAGATCTCAGAACGGTCTCTCTAAGGACCCTTCACTTTTGGGAGAGAGTGGGGTAATTTGTCTGAATTAACACGGACTTCTCTTCTTGCCAAGACTATTTCTGAAACTCCAAGACCAGAAATTAAACTGGGGTTCAGCAGATTAAAGGTCATGTCCTTATATAAGCACCCACAACAGGCAAGAAAAAATGTGATTCAGTTAGTTTCTGTGATTTAAGTTAGCTGCCAGATTGTACTTGACAATCTACACTCCTTCCAATGTCAGCCTGATTTTGATGTTGTGGTTTTATCATGAATTTTTGTTGTCAATGTAAACCACCCGCACAGTAAAACCCTGTTATTATCCACAATCACAAAGGGTGATTTTACAGTACATACACTGGATGTCATGTATTACTATGAGGTTTTGTGAAAGAGCTCCATATTTTAGAGTTGCTTGTAGTAACTGTCATATACAGGATCACGAAATTTTGCAAAagtgtatttcagaaataatattGCTGTGGATTACAGTGGAGAAAGCACTTGCTAGCTTTTGTGATAATCAAGCATGAGAATCTGTTACTGTAATGGATATAACAATGTACCTAAAAATGTCCTGCCTGTGGCAtacaaaccttttttttcagaaggGCTTACTTCCATGCACATGCCTGTGTGCCCTGTGTTGGTGGAGAAATGATGAATTGCAGGATCAGTATCCTGACTTCCAAAATATCTGAACAATCAGAACTTTAAATTCTGAAACAGTGAGGACTTTGGGCAGCCAGCACCATCAAAAAGCCAAGTCCCAAATAATCAAAGATAAGGACAGGCAAAGACCTGAATTCAGCTAGGCTGCCAGAAGGTGAGAACAAGGCCAGCAGGTTTGTAAGAATGCCCAGGAGTAGTTGTTCTCAATAGCAACATATAGGCAGAGTGAGAAGCATTCATCACGTCACACACGTCGCATATCACACACTTGTCACACACACGTCACACATGTCACATGTCACGTCACACGTCACACATGCGTTCACCCACGTGTCACCCACGTCATGCATGTCACACACGCAACACGTGTCACAAACACGTCACAGATCGCACACATTTCACACATGTCACTCATGTCACATGTGTCACATTTGTCACACACATAAGCTGAGGGTAGATTTCACGGGGTTAGTGAAATAATCTTAGGAGAAAGCAGCTGGCTGGCTTGTTGCAAACAGCAAGCAGGAGGAAAGACCAAGGAGCTGGGCAGGTACTTGGAGACTGAGCAGGTATTGTAAGAAGAAAGCCCACATAAGCAACTACAAACAACAAAGGAGCAGAGAGACTAAACCAGAGAGGCAGTTAAGAAGAAAGAGCAACATTGGCAAGATTTTTCCTACATTGTGTAACAAGGAAGTGTCTGaggcagaattaaaaaaaaacaacacacgtAGATTTGgagcagaaataagaaaacaatatCGAGAAATTCTTATCTGACCCATTAAATCTTGActgatagagaaaaaaaaaaagtgttgcatTTAGGGCTATGGCACTTACctgaaagaaaattagaaaaatgcTGCCTGAAactttaatattattatttaatattgtGGAGAAcgtaaataattttaaaatagattttaaaacacaggaatTTGATTCTCCTCCAATAAAAGATAGTGCAACATAGCAATACGCATATTGTCTTATAATGTTGTACCTCTAGGTACAAATGCTACcaagcttcagaaaagaaacttaGATCTGTATCTGCTATTGCTAGTAAAAGGTTGGGTTGGTGGGTTTCGTTTGCCATTAGATTTTAAATCTCTCTGCAATGACCAGTGTATAGACTTGAATGCCTGAATCATCTTGGACAGCTGCAGTTATATTGCTGTAGCAGTGGGTGTGATGCCAAACTGGCTCTATCTTTGGGGGCCTTGAATGGCCCCCAGCTCAGTACATACTCTCCCCTTTGTAGAGGTACCCACCTCTCACGGGACCTTTCCAGCAAgcctctctggagctgcttcTTAAGGATTCTCAAACGCTTATAGCTCTACAGTGAGCATTTTATTACTCTTGTCTTCCAGCTGTAGGGATTTCTCCTTTGTCCTACTGATGAAAGGTAGCCCACCTCCACAGCTGTTATTTCAGCTGCCTTACCTAAAAGTGAGGAGTGCCAAGGGTATGACACCCTTGTTCATACCTTGAGATTAGACACTGGCCCCACATATGTAACCACACACTTAAATTTAGATGTCATAATCTGGAGCTGAGTCTCACCAGTGCTAATTTCACTGTTACTCTATAGCCTCTGTTTTCCATCTCAGTTGGTGCCTGCCAGCATCAATCAATGGTGaagtgctgataatgctgacAGCTTCTCAATGAAGTGCTCTGGCATGTGATACCATGCTAGTAGCCTGCCATTTCCCCCCAGTACCACAAAAGCTCAGACATCTGCTCCCAGACCTGCTGAACTCTACGTCTCCACAACAGTAAGGAGTATGGGATGGACCTGCATAGTCAATGTTGTAGTAGATATCCCTACTTGAGACTGTAGATTAATCATTCTTTaagcagctgaagaaagcaTCAACATCACAGACCATGGTGATCATAGATGGCTCTGATCATCCCAGTACCTGATAGAAGGGCAATGTGGCACAAACAATCCATGAGATTTCTGGACTGTATTGAAAACTCTTTCCTGATGCAGGTGATCAATAAACCAATTAGGAGATGTTGGACCTGCTACACAAAAAACAAGGAATAACTAATTGGAGATCTGAAGGTtgagggcagccttggctgcagcaaCCGTGAGACTGGAGTTTTAAGATCCTGAGAGAAGTGAGCAAGATAAACAGCATAATTACAGCCCTGGACTTCATAAGAGCAGATTTAGGTCTGTTCAGAGAGGCTTTCATGGGAAATTGCTGCAGGGCAAAAGGCCCCAGGAGAGCTGGCTGATCTTCAAGGGCAGCCTCCTCAGACAGCAAGAATAGCGCACAATGTTCAGAAAGTTGAGCAAGCATGGCAGAAGGCCAGCATGGATGAACATGGAGCTCCTGCCTGAGCTCAAGCACAGGAAGTACACAGAAGGTGGAAGCAGGGACAGACTACTTGGGAGGAATGAACAGATGCTGTTCAAGCATGTAGGAATAcagttaggaaagctaaagtgCAACTCGGGTCTCTGTAAGTACACCAGTAGCAGAAAGAAGACCAATGAGAACGTGGGCTTATTGCTTAGTGGGGCAGGCAACGCTGTGACAAGGGACATGGAAAAGGCTCAGGTATTCTGTATGGgtctttttcctcagttttcctTGGTAAGGTCTGCCCTCTGCCTTCCCAGGTCTCTGAGCCTAGTAGCAGTCTGTAGGTATGAAGCTGTACCCACAGTAGGAGAAGGTAGACTGGGGACCACTTAACCCACATAGACATTCAGATAGGACCAGATGGCATGCACCTGAgggtgctggaggagctggctcATGTCACTAGAATGCTGCTAAAGCTTTTGAAAGGTCATAGCAGGTTCAAAGCCAGGAGGCTCCTGATGACAACAAAAAGGCAAACATTGCACCCATCCTCAGGAAGAGCAAGAAGGACCATCTAGGTAACTACAGACTGGTTAGCCTCACCTCAGTCCCTGAGGCAGCTATGGAGCAAATACTCTTGGAAGCCATTTCCAAACATACGAAGGACAAGAACATCATTGTGAACAGCCAGCATGAGTTTATCAAGGGCAAACTGTGCCTGACCAGcctcatttcttttctgtgatgaTGTGAACAAGAGGAGAGCGGTGTGTTTTGTATACATTGACTTTAGCGGTCCTTTAACACAATCTCCTTTAGTCTTCTTATCACTAAACTGGTGAGATACGGGCTAGATAAATGGATGATAAGGTGAGTGGAAAATTGGCTGTACTGTTGGGCTAACAGGTGGTGATCAGTGACACAGTCACACCAGTGTTTGATTTATAGTGtgcagttcttcattctcccaggccctgcttttgccttctgagacttgggcagtgtggctggagctcttgctggtgaagactgaggcaaaaaagttATTGAGTACTTCAGCCTTCTCCGTGTCCCAGGTAAAAGGGCACCCTGTTTCCTTCCAGACAGGGCCCACATTTTTCCCTAGTCCTTTTACCTCCAGTATACCTATAGAAGCTTTCCTTGTTGCCCTTGATGTCCCTGGCCAGATTTAATTGTCAGGGCTTCAGCTTTCTTAACCTGATCCCTGGCTGCTCAGACaatttcccttctctcccagGCTACCTGTCCATGCTTCCACCATCTATAGGCCTCCTTTTTATGCTGGAGTTTGTCCAGGAGCTCCTTGTTTGTCCACACAGGCCTCTTGGCGTTCTTGCCTGACTTCGTCTTTGTCAGCGTGCATCACTCCTGAACTTGGAGGAGGTCATCCCTGAACATtaaccagctttcttgggcaCCTCTTCCATCCAGGGCTTTGTCCTGTGGTGCTCTACCAAGCAGATACCTGAAAAGCCAGAGTCTGCTTGCGTGAAGCCCAAGGTAGTGAGCTTGCTATTCACTTTCCTTGCTGCCTTAAGGATCCTGAACTCCACTATTTTatgatcactgcagccaaggctgttCTGGATCTCTGCATTCACCTCCAGGCCCTCCTTGTTGGGAACAAAGTCCAGCatagcacctctccttgttggctcctctgtcACTTGGAGAAGGAAGTTATCATCAAGACATgccaggaacctcctggattgcttatgCTCGTCTGTGTTTTCCCTCCGACAGATACCAGTATGGCTGAAGTCCACCATGAGGATCAGGGCTTGTGAACGTGAGCTGCACCTATCTGTTTATAGAGGGCCTCATCTCGGTTTTCCCAGTCAGGTGGCCTGTAGGATACCCCCACTGTAATGTCCCCCATTCCTGCCCTCCCTTTGATCGTGACCCATAAGCTCTCAGTCGGCTCCTCTTCCACCCCCAGATGGAGCTGGTCATTGACATGGAGGGAGACacctctccccctctcccctgcctgtcctttctgaagagcctgtatgcttccattccaacacttcagtcataggagccatccagCCACATCTGTGATGATAGTAAGATCATAGCCCTGCACGTCtctaactctttttttttttattccccatgTTTATGCTGTGTTTGTGTGCTAGAGGCACTCAAATTGGGCCCCCAGTGAAGCTGAGTTACTGGTTGGAGTGTCTGGaattcctttgtgctgctcttcaggatCTCTCCTGCTCACCTGCAACCCCTCCCCAGGCTCTGGGAATCTTCTGCTGGCACCAGCATCAAACTGGTAGGAGTGGGATGGATTGAGGTTCCCCTTTCCGTAGCAACTTTAGTTTAAAGCCCTCTTCACTGGCTTGGCAAGCCTATGACTGAAGATGTCCTTTCCCTTCATGAGTATAACCCATCTGAAAGTAAATATCAACAATAAAATACTGGGAAAGATTCAAAACTCCTAACTGTCCACAGTGCAGATGATGCCTGCTAATTCAGTCCTGTGTGAACTGTCATTTCTAGCAAGGCTGTTCCAAAATGTTATTAAGGGCACTGCAGCATATTGCAGAATGTGTTGGCAATGCCAAAACCAGAGGGAAATCAGGAACATAGCAAAAACATAAGGCAGCTGCCAAACAttgattttctttaaaggtgGGAAGCAAAGATACCGGGGCTTTTTGAGAGTGAGGAAATAAATGTTGGAGTGGTTTTTGCATGTCTGTTCACAAGAGCTGAGGGGGCTAAGCATAGTGGTGGAAATGGGTCTAATGTATTCCTGTTCTGTGCATAATTACACTTGGGGGG
This Lathamus discolor isolate bLatDis1 chromosome 4, bLatDis1.hap1, whole genome shotgun sequence DNA region includes the following protein-coding sequences:
- the LOC136013390 gene encoding basic proline-rich protein-like, with amino-acid sequence MTGSSAAPGRRPPRTTSLVPPSLPPSLPVKAAFSPRAWGSGQWAAQCSGRRPAAAAGVAAWGEAQPKALGSQRRVPLHPAPPFPSPAGGREGGRPLRLAPPNICSPLQERLVCAARPPDEARLCLPSPPPPGAAARRRAYQPPPSGPARHPGQPLRLRRPARRLPRQRRGLRGGCRPARPGPARPGQPRGKRRVGSTPVALGGSGRRAVLRSACGNPQLRRPPAPRRLPSPGHGSKGPAAPCVFAFLSPR